The following is a genomic window from Nitrosomonas communis.
TGAAGATGGAATAGTATGAAACAGACTAAATGAAATTTTAGGCAATTACCAATCACCCTTTGCTGTTAAATGGGGTTTGTGCCCTGGTTCGACATGCAGGTCAATCCGATTTGTTTATTTTATTTCCAGATCAAATATGACGCAAAGGTGAGCTACAGGCGGTATAAATAATACGGCAAGGTAAAGCTGATAAATTTTGATTTAGAAATGGAATGATATTAATGCATGAGGCCGGCGATCAAATTAAAGTAAGATGCTTGAACCTCATGAAAAATAAAAAAATGAAAGCAAGGTTAAGGATAATCCCAGTCAATTTTGCTGTTGAGTTGCCGTACTTGTTTGTTTCTCAACTCATCAATTAATGACATGTGCATTGAAAGGATAGTGATGCGGCTTGTGCTTCACTTCCCACTATTTGATGGGCTCCTGATGAGATGGCCTCATTAATCCGGCGCTGCAATCCGTTTAGCTGGGATTCATTAATAATAAACCCAATCATGGTATCTGGCGCATTGGGATCGCCTACTTCAACTGATGTACTCGATCAGCAAAGCGCTTCACAAACTCATCGTGAATCCGAACATCAATAGTAAAGCGGTTAATACTCATGCAGGTTTGGCCTTGGTGTAAAACTTACCAAACACCGCAGCTTCCACAACTTGCCCCAGGTCGGCATCACTCAATATCACAAATGGGCCATTACCGCCCAGCTCCAGTTCAAGTTGTTTCAGCATGGGACCTTCTGCCGCTAGCTTTGTGATATTGCGGCCAACCGGTGTGGAACCGATAAATGATATAACACGAGGAATCGGGTGAGTAACAAATGCATCGCCAATCTGGCTGCCTGCACTGACGATAATGCTGAGTACATCAGCAGGAAGACCGGCCTCCTCCAGAATTTTAGCCAATAGCAATCCGCCCGTTAGGGGTGTGTCATTGGCTGGCTTGACCACAACAACAGCGTTACCAACGGCCAATGCAGGTGCTGCAGACGAGCAGTGAGCTGGAATGGCCAGTTCCAGGGACTGACTACACCGACGACGCCGACGGGTTTACGATATATGCGGCTTTCCTTGCCGGGAATATCCGCCGGAAGAAGCCGGCCTTCTACCAGATAAGACAGTGTGGTTGCCTCGAGCAGTACGCCATGTACGGCAGTCCATTCCAGATTGGCTTTGCTACGGGTTCCACCGGATTCATGAATGATCCATGACACAATCTATTCATGGCGCGTTTCCATGATCTGTGCCGCTCGCCGCATACTTGCCCACCGCTCGCCCGGTAATAATGCTGCCCATTCAGGTTGTGCCTTGGCGGCACCCCAATCGGCTTCGTCCATGTCATCACGATTGGCGTGCGGTATTTCGACCAGAATGTTGCCATTATAAGGATGCAAGGCATTTAAAACCTCTATTCCCTTGCCATGACGCCACTGGCCGTTGATCAGTAACTGGTCGAAATTTGAATAGGGGGTGGAGTATCTTTTTTTTCCATCATGCATTCCTCATGCGTGTTTTCATAGAGAGCCCGGGAGTACAAAAATTCATACTACAGCCGAATGATCGGTTTAATCGTGCTCCCTTTCTCGCTATCTTCAGCAGCCTGATTGATTTGATCGAGGGAATAGAATTTCACCTGCTTGTCAAAAGGAAATCTTCCCTGCTGATAAAGCTCAACAAGTGCTGGAATAAAAAGATCCGGATTGCTATCGCCTTCGATGATGCCGATAATGCGCTTCCCTGCTGTCATCACCCCATTTACGTCGAAACTCGCTTCAGTACCCAAAGCAGGGGCGCCGACAATGCCGCATGTTCCCCGAATAGCCAGTGCATCAATGGCTTGACGCAATACGGCAGGGCGTCCACTTGATTCCAGCGTGAAATCAGCGCCTCCTCCGGTAATTTTGCGAACCGCTTCGACAGGATCGGTTTCCCGACTGTTAATAGTATGGGTTGCGCCCAGTTCCATAGCCAGAATCAAGCGCGCAGGCACTACGTCTGCCGAAATGATGGTGGTCGCGCCAGCTGCACGCGCTGCCATCACGGCACTGAGTCCCACTGCGCCGCCGCCAAAAGCGGCAAAACTGCTGCCAGGATTGACTTTGAGAGCATTTATGACAGCTCCAGCACCGGTTTGAATGCCGCAACCCAGCGGGCCGAGTAGCTCTAAGGGCGCATCGTTGGGGACCTTGATGACGTTACGCTCATGCACGAGCGCAAATGTGCCAAACGACGACTGCCCGAAGAAATGATCGTGGACTGGCTCTGAAGTATTATCTGCTGTAAAGGTTGACGTGCTGCCGTCTTCGCGTGCTCCATTGAAATTCAGCGCATAAAAATGTTCGCAATAGGTCAAATCACCACGTAAACAGGGCTTGCAGTGTCCGCACCACATATAGGTCAGCACAACATGATCGCCAACAGCGACTTTCTTCACATGGCTACCTATCTGTTCGACAACGCCCGAGCCTTCATGCCCCAACACCACTGGCAGCGGCACCGCATAAAGTTGATCGCGCGCGACCATATCAGTATGGCACATGCCCACCGCTACGATGCGAACGCGTACTTCATCGGACCGCGGATCATCCTGCATCAGATCTTCAATTTGAAACGGCCCACCCTGTTGGCGAATAACTGCTGCCTTGATTTTTCTCACTGATACCTCCGCTTTAGAAGGGTTGTTTGCTGTTCACAGGTAAGAGAAAGCTAGCGAATGCCAGATTTCCCCGGGGCAAGAATTCCATTGGGATCCAGTGCTTTTTTAAGGATTTTGTGTACATTTCTCTGTACCGGGCCATAAGTTTCAGCCACTTTATCCATAAATGCCGTGTTGACGCGATAAGTTCCATACCCGCGCGCCGAGAATTCGGTCAGCAATTCATCGAAACACTGATAGGCTGCTTTCGTCTGCTTCGGGTCAGTTTTATCGTACAGTACGTCGACAATATGATGCATATCACGCATGCCGACGATAAACTCACCGGAATAATCCAAGCCGTATTTGGCAAGAATCTGCTTGGTCAGAGACATCTGCTTGAGCGTCTCACTGCCTCGCGCCTGTGAGACGGGTGCGAACCACATCGACCCGCCACCACCACGCCAGTTATACAACGAAAATTCCGTAAGTGTCATTTCTCCACGCATGAGCTTGGCACGATAAACAAATGCGGGATCCTCTGCCGCTTCCTGCTCTGTCAGGATTTTTGCCTTGCCGGATCGACCAAAAGCCTGTGTCACGATTTTCCAATTCACATCAATCTGCTCCTGTGTGCCATAGAGAGCCGCATACACATTCCAAATACCTAGTTTATGGTCTTTCATAATCCGATAGACTGCTTCATCCGGGATTGAACCAGGCCCGGACACATAATCACTACGCCGAGCTTTTACGGGTGCCTCATACAGTGCATGAGCAATGACTACTGCATTCGGAATGACACCACTGATGCGCAGCGGACGAATCGTTTCCACGATCTCTACGATATCTTCTTCGTATTCATATTGAATCACAAACGGTTTGAACGCTGGCGGTTCAGGCATCAACCAGAAACCGAATTTAGTGACAATACCGTAGTTGGATTGTGTAAAAATGCCATCCAGATAAGGGCCGTATCCCCATTTAAATACCTGCCAAGTGTTGGAGTTAGGCATTGAACCCATTCCCGTACGCAGTACTTCGCCATTGGCAAGGACAACTTCCATGCCACAGGCAAACAGGAAGTGTTCTCCGTAGGGCGTATATCCGACACCGCGATCGAGCGTATTACCCACCGGCCCTGCAATGGCGGAGGGCGCTGGCATGGATAACCATAAGCCCAGTTTGTGTTCTTTGATATAGTCATCAAGCTGCTGATAGGTTACACCCGGTTCCACCAAAGCAAAGGCCAAATCTTTATCTACTTCGAGAATACGATTCATACGCTTGAGATCAAGCACGACCTGACCGCGCTCAGCAGGAGCTGCCGAGCCATAACCCAGATTTTTCCCAGTCGAAATCGTCCAGATCGGTACTTTGTATCGGTTACAAATCGCAACAATCTTTTGAATCTGCTCGACAGTCGTGGCCAGAAGTGCCGCTGAGGGTGCATGTTCGGCATCGGAAACCGGCATCATCGTCTTGATGTAGGGTGCCAGTTGTTCTGCGCTGATGAGCACAGCGGCATCGCCAAGCACGCTGCGAAAATCGTTGATAGCTGCATCAAATACTTTCTCTGTTACGCCTTCAGGTAATGCGATATATTTACTGGTCATGCTGTGTTCTCCCTACACGTCGATTACAAACGAAACAAAATGTTTTCCCGCTAATCCGTGATGATGCGGATAACGCTGACCTGATCTATGCACGAATGCGCGCCTGGAGCAAAGTTCCTGATGTATACCCTTACCCAATGCGGTCGCTACAGTCGCGTAGCCGGTGGCTTCTATCCAGTTGTCAAAGGGGGGAAGCTCAATTGCTGTAGCACTGGCTGTTTTATCTTGGTAAGTGGAAGAACTACCGGTCTGAGAAAATACAGGTTGCCAATTTTGGGATGCCCTCCAGCCAATAAGTTGACTGGCTTCCAGCGGAGGTACGCCAGCACAATGTAAACGGATTGGCGGCTGATCACCCAACTGATAAGACAGAAATTCGGATAGGTCTACCTCTTTTCCTGCACTATCTCCCAATGACGATGCAAGAAAATTTTCGGTAATAGAAAAATTGTGCTGATTCTGCATGAGAATTGATGCCAGTAATCCCCCGGCACTGTATGCGGGTGATGCCGTCGTCCACACATGACGCAAGGGGAGGGAGATGTTATCGCTGGATATAGAAGTATGTGAACCTAATGCCAGCAGGCGCCCTTCAGCATTCCGTACCAATTCAGTGAATATGGCTGCATTTGCATCATCCATGATGGCAACCCAGCGCATATTATGAGATTGTGTCAATAGATCGACTATGCGCACAGGATTCGTTAATAGCTCATCCTCTAATTGGAATGCCGGCAATATACCTTGACAGTAACTGCTATAGAGGGCGCAAGCAGTTTGGGCGCCTTTGGCAAACGCTTCGTCGATAGGTGTAGCCCCCATCAATAGCTGGCAATTATGTGTACTGCCGAACAGCGATTGATTGATGGGGGCTGCTTGAGTGATTCTGGGAATACCCAAAGCCAATAAGGTTCCACCGGTGAGTATGCCTTTGATGAGGTGACGTCGAGTTTCATCCATAAGATGTGACCTCCTTAATGCTGAGCTTCCGTTTTTGAAATGAAATCCGACAGTTTTGTCAGTGATTCATCGTCGATCTCTGAAGAGCGGAAAGCGGGCATGGCCCGGTTTCCATTACGAACGATAGTGCGGATATAGTTTATGGGAAGCTCACGGTTGCGAATGGATGGCCCGACCTGGGTTTCATGGCAATAAGCGCAAATTTTGGCATAAATTTCTGCACCATCCTTCCACGCAAACCCAGCACTAAGTTTCTCTTCCTGCGCTGACCATGCATGGTTTATCGCGGGGAAGAATATTACCAACATGAAACCGAATACTACGACTGCGCCTCCCAATCTTGTTTTTTTCATACTGATCCTCCGCAGAATTTCAGTGAGTTGTCGGGTGGGTAATGTGATGTATTCCCAGAAGAGTTAATAAAATTTTTCTGCTACTGCCACAGAAAGCTCGTAACTCTTTTACCCATGATTTCCTGGTTAAACACAACTTTGGCTGTCGGTGTATCGATACAGGCAGCACCATAACAGACATGTAACGGTAAAAGATGGTCTTCTCTAGGGTGGCAATATCGAGCAGAGGGAGCTTTCTCCCACTCAATCAATCTTTGCTCGCGCTCATCTGGCAGAAAATCTCTGCTGGCACATGTTTCTATCAGCCAGCTATCAAACTCATCGTTTTCTTTGTTGCCATCATTGCCACTCGAGAAGAACCGCTTCAAATTATGAAAGGACATCCCGGAACCAACAATCAGAACGTTTTTCTTTCGTAAAGAGGTGATGGCTTTCCCTAAATTAATGTGTTGACCTGGGTCTAAATTCTTGAGTAGGGATAATTGGAGGCAGGGAATATGTGCCTGTGGATACATCAGCATGAGTGGAATAAACATACCATGATCAAATCCCCGCTGTTCGTCCAGTTTAGCTGAAATTCCATTGGCTGTTATCATTTCAAGGATTGCTTTCGCCAGCTGCGGATGACCTGGAGCAGGGTAACGGATTTGATAGGCTCTTTCCGGGAACCCATAGTAATCATAAATCAATTCAGGATGGCTGTTACTTGTGATGGTTGCTTGATCCTCTTCCCAATGAGCACTGATAACTAATATGGCTGAAGGCTCACTCAAATTTTTTGCAATCCCTTTTAGAAAAGAAACCATCCTTTCATGTTCTTTATCGCCCATAACGGGTAAGGGCCCTCCGCCATGCGGTATATACAACACAGGTGAAAGTGTCTCTGATGGTTGATTGCTCATATACTTATTCCCTATCGCAAGAAAAACTAATATATTCCAATCATGAGAGGGGCTTTTTGTTATTCCATTTCTAATCAAACCTGACTCTGTCGGCTTCACCTTGCCTTATTATTGATACTGTCTGTGGCTCACTTTCGCGTCATTTTTGATTTCGAAATGGAATTACATTCCCTCTTGAATCAGCAAATCAGGCTAATTTCCTGGTTATTTTTGCTACATGAGCTCCCTGAAAGCGAGCAATTTTGAGTTCATTTTCTGACGGTTGACGGCTGCCATCTGCTCCGGCGAGTGTGCCTGCCCCATAGGGAGAGCCTCCAGTAATTTCACTCATATTCATGATTTCCTGGCAGGAATAGGGAACACCTACAATGATCATGCCGTGATGTAATAAAGTGGTATGAAAGGATGTAATGGTAGTTTCCTGACCCCCGTGCTGGGTAGCAGTAGACGTAAAAACGCTCGCAATTTTACCAATCAAGTTGCCGTCAAGCCACAAACGGCCGGTCTGATCAAGAAAATTGCGCATCTGTGCGCACATATTGCCAAATCGGGTTGGCGTACCAAAGATGATAGCATGATAGTTCGGTAATTCATCTACTGTCGCAATCGGTGCTTCCTGATCAAGCTTGACACCGGCCTTTCGTGCCACCTCTTCCGGGATCAGCTCAGGCACTCGCTTGATAATGACTTCAGTATCCTCCACGCTTCGCACCCCTTCCGCAACTGCTTTCGCCATGCTTTCAATATGTCCATACATACTGTAGTAAAGAACAAGAACTTTCGTCATGTTTTCTTTCCTGATTTCCTGGTTCGAAAAATGGCTTGTATTCAATTCATCCGTTTTTATTTCTAATAGGCTTCTATTTTTTAAAAAAGTTTTGTAACTTTAATAAGGTTATTCCTGAACCAAATTTATGGCAATAAAAATTTTGAATATCAATTTCAGATTAGATGGGGCTCTAATTTTTGAGTTGTCAGATCAAATCTTAGGAATCAGGATTTAATAACCCCAGAAATTATGCTGGCAGATGGAATAGCAACATAATTCCATTTCGGTAAAAACGGGTCAAACTCAATGGTGATATTTTCTTTAAAGCCATCCGCCACTTTGCGCCCAGTTTCAAATACCCTATCCATAATTGAGATAAAGACCTTTAGTCCCTGAGAAGTTTTTGCTTTACTCATGACTGCTTTGATCCGCTCGACACTGGTAAAAATAACTCCACTACAAGCTTTGGTGATAGCGTGGCGTGCATTATTGCTGCCTCCACAGTCGCAGAGCAATAAAATACTCGTCGCCTTTGGATAGTCCAGTTGACCATAGTTCAACCACCCATGCCGGATACAGGTGCAAGCGAATTCAGAGGTATCATGGCTCGTGCCTAATACGATATAGCCGCTTTTGCGATGGATGTCATACAGCCCATGAGGCACAATTTTACTGTCTGCCAAGTATGCAAAATCATGATCATTGACCCGCACGACCTCAGTGGTATAGAGCTTTCCGGGGCGATAAAAATTACCGATCAATTCTTTTTTTTAACGTCCATACTCATCACCGGATTACCTTGGACCCGGCACTCTTCTTTGAGGCGCTCGATATTTTTGAACTGCTCGTCCCGATGCGGCAGGTTCTTTTTCCCGGCTTCAACCTTGAAGGCTTGACGGCGGCGAAAATGATGTTTGTCGAGCAATTGATCAACAACGGTCACACTCACGCTAAATCCGCACTGTTTTAGCTTCTCAGCCATTTCGTTGCGGCTCAAATTTGACCACTTTACGGATTCATCCATTGGTGAACCGGCAGTATGATTTTTTAACATCTCTAAAAAAGCTTCATCCAGCCCTGCCATCGTCTCCACAACTGACTTTCGCCCACCCCCTGCTTGTCGAATACGTTTCTCCTTTTCAAGCAACGGCATCTTTAACTCTTTCAGGCCACGGCTAACGGTGCCTTCATCGCAGTGTAATACCTGACAAAGGTAGGTGATCCCTCCGTGACCCAGCTTTGCCGCCTCAACGGCAGCATAGCGGCGGCGGTCTTTTTCCGATAAGCTGTGATAAAAATTGCGCATTTGTGCTTCGACTTCAGGGGTGTATGTGGTTATCTTCATTTTCAAAACATAACCGAAATACTCTATCCGCGGCAACTTAATTTACAACTCAAAGCTCTGGAGTTATTGAATCTTCGTTCCTTAGTTACTGCACGTCAAGATATGACGACGCCATCTTTACGCTTGCCGCCTGAGATTGGTCGCGCAGCTCGGTCGCGTCAATACTGTTGATATGATCGGTGTACGCTTGCAGAATACCACAGTTAGCTAAAATAAACGCATGGATAGCCGCATGGGCTCCATGTTTGAAAACACACCTCGCACTGAAATGCACTAATTCATTAGAATTATTAAAATTGTACTTATTGATAACAAAGAATTTTATGGCACAAATACGGGAATACGATGCGATGATATGGTTGAATCTTATTCAGCAACTAACTTTCCTAAATTCTGAGGTATTCCATCCTTATCTAATTTAGCAACATGAATTACCCAATTTATTTTTGAGTCTACAGAAAAAGTCATCTCACTTACCCAGCCAGTAGTTGATTCCTCATCCTCAAAACCATTAAAAATAAAATTGCCTAAACTATATAAAATAGGCTTGCCCTTGTATATTTCAATATTCTGAGTTACATATGGGTGACCACCTACAATGGCATCGTCACCACTATCAATCATTAAATGAGCAAGCTTTTTTTGTCTAGAAGAAGCCATTTTTTCAGATTCCCAACCCCAAAGCGGGAAAACAATTACAATATCTGCTTTATCAAACTCTTTGGCGCTTCGAATATCATGCGTCACATACCCATCTTCGTTCCAGGCAATGTCCGGCCGGTCATCGAGTGCCTCGAAACTTCGCGGAAGATACTCGTTATAACCAGGAATTGCAATTTTTTTACCCTTAACTTCAAAAAGTATTGGTTTATGAGCAGACCGTATATCTTTCCCTCCACCAAAGTAACGTAACCCAGTCTGATTAAATAAATCCAACATTCTTGAAAAAGCTTCGAGCCCATAATCTCCACTATGGTTGTTTGCAACGGATACAGCACTAAAGTACTCTTTCAATATTGGAATAACTCGAGGGTGAGCTCTAAATGTAAAAGGTTTATCTTCTGGCTTACCACTAGTGCCAACCAAGCATTCTAAATTTCCTATTGTAATATCAGCACTTTTAAACAATGGATCAAAAGAAGAAAATGGATTTTTAACTTCTTCTATATACTGACCAGGTAATTCATCAAGCATTACATCGCCTGCAAATAGATTTTTATCTCTTAAGGATCTGAGAAGGAGGC
Proteins encoded in this region:
- a CDS encoding FAD-binding oxidoreductase; this encodes MTSKYIALPEGVTEKVFDAAINDFRSVLGDAAVLISAEQLAPYIKTMMPVSDAEHAPSAALLATTVEQIQKIVAICNRYKVPIWTISTGKNLGYGSAAPAERGQVVLDLKRMNRILEVDKDLAFALVEPGVTYQQLDDYIKEHKLGLWLSMPAPSAIAGPVGNTLDRGVGYTPYGEHFLFACGMEVVLANGEVLRTGMGSMPNSNTWQVFKWGYGPYLDGIFTQSNYGIVTKFGFWLMPEPPAFKPFVIQYEYEEDIVEIVETIRPLRISGVIPNAVVIAHALYEAPVKARRSDYVSGPGSIPDEAVYRIMKDHKLGIWNVYAALYGTQEQIDVNWKIVTQAFGRSGKAKILTEQEAAEDPAFVYRAKLMRGEMTLTEFSLYNWRGGGGSMWFAPVSQARGSETLKQMSLTKQILAKYGLDYSGEFIVGMRDMHHIVDVLYDKTDPKQTKAAYQCFDELLTEFSARGYGTYRVNTAFMDKVAETYGPVQRNVHKILKKALDPNGILAPGKSGIR
- a CDS encoding ISAzo13-like element transposase-related protein; amino-acid sequence: MLCDCGGSNNARHAITKACSGVIFTSVERIKAVMSKAKTSQGLKVFISIMDRVFETGRKVADGFKENITIEFDPFLPKWNYVAIPSASIISGVIKS
- a CDS encoding NAD(P)-dependent alcohol dehydrogenase; its protein translation is MRKIKAAVIRQQGGPFQIEDLMQDDPRSDEVRVRIVAVGMCHTDMVARDQLYAVPLPVVLGHEGSGVVEQIGSHVKKVAVGDHVVLTYMWCGHCKPCLRGDLTYCEHFYALNFNGAREDGSTSTFTADNTSEPVHDHFFGQSSFGTFALVHERNVIKVPNDAPLELLGPLGCGIQTGAGAVINALKVNPGSSFAAFGGGAVGLSAVMAARAAGATTIISADVVPARLILAMELGATHTINSRETDPVEAVRKITGGGADFTLESSGRPAVLRQAIDALAIRGTCGIVGAPALGTEASFDVNGVMTAGKRIIGIIEGDSNPDLFIPALVELYQQGRFPFDKQVKFYSLDQINQAAEDSEKGSTIKPIIRL
- a CDS encoding c-type cytochrome; translated protein: MKKTRLGGAVVVFGFMLVIFFPAINHAWSAQEEKLSAGFAWKDGAEIYAKICAYCHETQVGPSIRNRELPINYIRTIVRNGNRAMPAFRSSEIDDESLTKLSDFISKTEAQH
- the wrbA gene encoding NAD(P)H:quinone oxidoreductase, with product MTKVLVLYYSMYGHIESMAKAVAEGVRSVEDTEVIIKRVPELIPEEVARKAGVKLDQEAPIATVDELPNYHAIIFGTPTRFGNMCAQMRNFLDQTGRLWLDGNLIGKIASVFTSTATQHGGQETTITSFHTTLLHHGMIIVGVPYSCQEIMNMSEITGGSPYGAGTLAGADGSRQPSENELKIARFQGAHVAKITRKLA
- a CDS encoding DODA-type extradiol aromatic ring-opening family dioxygenase, producing the protein MSNQPSETLSPVLYIPHGGGPLPVMGDKEHERMVSFLKGIAKNLSEPSAILVISAHWEEDQATITSNSHPELIYDYYGFPERAYQIRYPAPGHPQLAKAILEMITANGISAKLDEQRGFDHGMFIPLMLMYPQAHIPCLQLSLLKNLDPGQHINLGKAITSLRKKNVLIVGSGMSFHNLKRFFSSGNDGNKENDEFDSWLIETCASRDFLPDEREQRLIEWEKAPSARYCHPREDHLLPLHVCYGAACIDTPTAKVVFNQEIMGKRVTSFLWQ